The following is a genomic window from bacterium.
GATGCGCTATGAGGAAGGGCGGGGACGAATTCCTGAAGGAGCGGGACAAAGAGCGCGGGAAGACGGTGCAGGAGAGTTCACGATGATCCGGCTGCTCCTGCATCGTGTGGGGGCGGACCCACGATGCCGCAGTCGGAAGGGCGCCTTCATCTCGGAGCTGTTCTGGACGGACGTGAACCCGGGTCAGGTCTCGAAGCCGGATGGACGAAGGGCGCGGCCGCGAAGCCGCGCCCTCTTCATTTTCCGGAACGGCGCCGCGCGCGGCGCGGCTCTAGCCGAGCGGGTTGAACTTCGCCACGGCGTATCCGGCGGGGATCGCGTAGACGCCGCTCGGCGCGGCGGCCTCGTCGATCGAGACGATCTCCTGGCTCGTCGTCACCGTCTGCCCCGCGACGCTGGCCTTCGAGATCGTGAGGATCGGCATCCCCTCGAGCGCGCGCGTCGTCTTGGCGAGTTCGGCCATCGTCGGCAGCGCGTCCTGCATGCCGGCGAGCATGTCCCGGTACGCGCCGGCGGTGTCCGGCCGGACGTCGCTCGTCGTCCAGATCTCCTGCTCGGTGGTCACCATCGCGCTGGAGAGGGTGAGGACGTACTTGCGCGTCTTCCACGCGCCGATCTGCTTCGTCTCGCCGGTGTCCTTGACCGCGACGGACGGCTTGAGCTG
Proteins encoded in this region:
- a CDS encoding DUF4412 domain-containing protein, which encodes MKTARLALAFLLALAGAAGAAHADTKIVARQHRDAFMGQPAQDGAKTTWIGKDGLRAEDDESVLLILPAAKKMYLCDKGRKSCGAIDIPIDFAKLVGPEEAAQLQAMLTQLKPSVAVKDTGETKQIGAWKTRKYVLTLSSAMVTTEQEIWTTSDVRPDTAGAYRDMLAGMQDALPTMAELAKTTRALEGMPILTISKASVAGQTVTTSQEIVSIDEAAAPSGVYAIPAGYAVAKFNPLG